In the genome of Gemmatimonadaceae bacterium, one region contains:
- the larE gene encoding ATP-dependent sacrificial sulfur transferase LarE: MSHESFAPSQDAESREAALIQWLRSEARVAVGFSGGVDSAYLACMAVDALGRDAMLAIIGRSASYPAVQWAAARRVADDFGVPVLELDTDEIHDPRYAANPVNRCYFCKTELWTKLVPAAHARGFHTVVDGTNADDRGDYRPGAQAGREHDVRSPLAELGFTKADIRERSRARGIPSWHQPSSPCLSSRLPYGTAVTIERLRQVEVAEEQLRRLGVAGDLRVRHHGDTARVEIASRELGRWLAADGAAAVERAVRAAGFAAVEIDPRGYRSGALNVLAGVGPAAATGAPSALTRPASGAPVPRD, from the coding sequence ATGTCGCACGAATCGTTCGCGCCCAGCCAGGATGCGGAGTCCAGGGAGGCGGCGCTCATCCAGTGGTTGCGGTCCGAGGCGCGGGTGGCGGTGGGGTTCAGCGGCGGCGTGGATTCAGCCTACCTGGCCTGCATGGCCGTGGACGCGCTGGGTCGCGACGCCATGCTCGCCATCATCGGACGCAGCGCCTCGTACCCCGCCGTGCAGTGGGCCGCGGCGCGCCGAGTGGCCGACGACTTCGGCGTGCCGGTGCTCGAGCTGGATACCGACGAGATCCACGACCCGCGCTACGCGGCCAATCCGGTCAATCGGTGCTACTTCTGCAAGACCGAGCTGTGGACCAAGCTCGTGCCGGCGGCGCACGCGCGCGGCTTTCATACGGTGGTGGACGGCACCAACGCCGACGATCGCGGCGATTACCGGCCCGGCGCGCAGGCGGGACGCGAACACGACGTGCGCTCGCCGCTCGCCGAGTTGGGGTTCACCAAGGCCGACATCCGCGAACGCTCACGCGCGCGCGGCATTCCCAGCTGGCACCAGCCGTCCTCGCCCTGCCTGTCGTCGCGGCTGCCGTACGGCACCGCCGTCACGATCGAGCGCCTGCGCCAGGTGGAGGTGGCCGAGGAGCAGCTCCGCCGGCTCGGCGTGGCGGGCGATCTGCGCGTGCGGCACCACGGCGACACGGCGCGCGTGGAGATCGCGTCGCGCGAGCTGGGCCGGTGGCTCGCGGCGGACGGCGCGGCGGCGGTGGAGCGCGCCGTGCGTGCCGCCGGATTCGCCGCGGTGGAGATCGACCCCCGCGGGTACCGGTCGGGTGCCCTGAACGTGCTGGCCGGGGTTGGGCCCGCCGCGGCCACCGGCGCTCCCTCCGCGCTCACGCGACCGGCGTCCGGTGCGCCTGTTCCTCGCGATTAA
- the thpR gene encoding RNA 2',3'-cyclic phosphodiesterase, translating into MRLFLAINLEESTRAAVHAAAAPLRDAAPQLAWVAERRLHLTLKFLGERPEHEVPRIAAAMDAAAGAHAAIPTAVGDFGAFPNFRRARIVWIGMDNEPRLELVHHDVEMGCEAFGYPLDARPFRPHVTLARVKHQLGVEQLRALSRAARAGAGASFPTVIRSIDLMCSTLRPEGAAYELLHASPLRES; encoded by the coding sequence GTGCGCCTGTTCCTCGCGATTAACCTCGAGGAGTCCACGCGGGCGGCGGTCCACGCTGCGGCGGCGCCGCTCCGTGACGCGGCCCCGCAGTTGGCGTGGGTGGCCGAGCGGCGCCTGCACCTGACGCTGAAGTTTCTCGGCGAGCGGCCGGAGCACGAGGTGCCGCGGATCGCCGCCGCCATGGACGCGGCTGCCGGCGCCCACGCCGCGATCCCCACGGCGGTGGGCGACTTCGGGGCGTTCCCGAACTTTCGGCGGGCTCGCATCGTATGGATCGGCATGGACAACGAGCCTCGACTGGAACTGGTCCATCACGACGTCGAGATGGGGTGCGAGGCGTTCGGGTATCCGCTCGACGCGCGTCCGTTCCGCCCGCACGTGACGCTGGCCCGGGTCAAGCATCAGTTGGGTGTGGAGCAGTTGCGCGCGCTCAGCCGCGCCGCGCGCGCCGGCGCGGGCGCGTCGTTTCCGACCGTGATTCGCAGCATCGATCTCATGTGCAGCACGTTGCGCCCGGAAGGCGCCGCGTATGAATTGCTGCACGCCTCTCCTCTCCGGGAATCGTGA
- a CDS encoding sigma-54 dependent transcriptional regulator: MSRRILIVDDEQGIRAALAQLLEFEGYDVRASANAADGIAEYKRWRPQLVFLDVKMAGIDGLEALRRLREFDPTAVVVMISGHATIQTAVEATQLGAYDILEKPLDTDRILVTLRNALSHLALHEENAQLRQRIESRYEIVGRSRAIRAVIDQLEKVAGTPARVLITGENGTGKELVARAIHQRSARALKPFVEVNCAAIPGELIESELFGHLKGSFTGATADRAGKFEQANGGTLFLDEVGDMSLAAQAKVLRVLQDGVITRIGGAKPVSVDVRVLAATNKNLEGEIAAGRFREDLFYRLHVVPILVPPLRERREDIPLLVAHFVAVLTQREGVPPRTISSEAVDRLASRDWPGNVRELRNTIERLLILASGPEVAVDDVDRLAGPGGGGDGGGGGAGLGALADCRTFEEFKHAAERAFLLAKLREYDWNVSETARGLEMPRSNLYKKLERYGLSRETAG, from the coding sequence ATGAGCCGCCGCATCCTCATCGTCGATGACGAGCAGGGCATCCGTGCCGCGCTCGCGCAGCTCCTCGAATTCGAGGGGTACGACGTGCGGGCCTCGGCCAATGCGGCCGACGGCATCGCCGAGTACAAACGGTGGCGGCCGCAGCTCGTGTTCCTCGACGTGAAGATGGCGGGCATCGACGGGCTCGAAGCGCTGCGCCGCCTGCGGGAGTTCGATCCGACGGCCGTGGTCGTGATGATCAGCGGGCACGCCACCATCCAGACCGCGGTCGAGGCCACGCAACTCGGCGCCTACGACATTCTCGAGAAGCCGCTCGACACCGATCGCATCCTCGTCACGCTGCGCAACGCGCTCTCGCACCTGGCGCTGCACGAGGAGAACGCGCAACTGCGGCAGCGCATCGAATCGCGGTACGAGATCGTGGGCCGGTCGCGGGCCATCCGCGCCGTGATCGACCAGCTCGAGAAGGTGGCGGGCACGCCGGCGCGCGTGCTCATCACCGGCGAGAACGGCACCGGCAAGGAGCTCGTGGCGCGCGCCATCCACCAGCGCTCGGCACGGGCCCTCAAGCCGTTCGTGGAGGTGAATTGCGCCGCCATTCCCGGGGAACTCATCGAGAGCGAGCTGTTCGGGCACCTCAAGGGCTCGTTCACCGGCGCCACCGCCGACCGGGCGGGGAAGTTCGAGCAGGCCAACGGCGGCACGCTGTTCCTGGATGAGGTGGGTGACATGAGCCTCGCGGCGCAGGCCAAGGTGTTGCGCGTGCTGCAGGACGGCGTGATCACCCGCATCGGCGGCGCCAAGCCGGTGTCGGTGGACGTCCGCGTGCTCGCCGCCACCAACAAGAATCTCGAAGGCGAGATCGCGGCCGGGCGATTCCGCGAAGACCTGTTCTACCGGCTGCACGTGGTGCCGATCCTCGTGCCGCCGCTGCGGGAACGCCGCGAGGACATTCCGCTGCTCGTGGCCCACTTCGTGGCCGTGCTCACGCAGCGCGAGGGCGTACCGCCGCGGACGATCTCCTCCGAGGCCGTGGACCGCCTGGCCTCCCGCGACTGGCCGGGCAACGTGCGCGAACTGCGCAACACCATCGAGCGGCTGCTCATCCTGGCCTCGGGGCCAGAGGTCGCGGTCGACGACGTGGACCGGCTGGCGGGACCGGGCGGCGGCGGCGATGGTGGTGGTGGTGGGGCCGGGCTCGGCGCCCTCGCCGACTGCCGTACGTTCGAGGAGTTCAAGCACGCGGCGGAGCGGGCGTTCCTGCTCGCCAAGCTGCGCGAATATGATTGGAACGTTTCCGAAACGGCCCGCGGGCTGGAGATGCCGCGGTCTAATCTGTATAAGAAGCTCGAGCGGTACGGATTGAGCCGCGAGACCGCCGGCTGA
- a CDS encoding aldehyde dehydrogenase family protein, with amino-acid sequence MTTTFKNFIGGEWVAPAGGEYFDNRNPADSGDLIGRFPRSDARDVQQAVESAKRGFDLWKRTPAPARGDALRRAGDILVARKDEIADLMTREMGKPLAETRGDVQEGIDTAYYAATEGRRLFGHTVPSELRNKWAMSFRRPIGVAGIVTPFNFPLAIPTWKIFPALLCGNSVIFKPAEDVPHTGHVFVEILLEAGVPPEVVQLVHGMGEHAGKALVEHPEVPVVSFTGSTETGKLVGETCGRMHKRLSLEMGGKNAMIVLDDADLDLALDGILWGAFGTTGQRCTATSRLILQSGVHDHFLGRLVDRVKELRLGDGRAAGTEVGPMIHEAAVRKVEHYVDVGQAEGADLLCGGRRAKGKGLDKGWFFEPTIFARVQAGSRIEQEEIFGPVLSVVRVSTPDEAFAVNNGVKYGLSSSLYTRDVNLAFRALNELDNGITYINAPTIGAEAHLPFGGVKQTGNGHREGGWEVYEFYSETKVGYVDFSGALQRAQIDNY; translated from the coding sequence ATGACGACGACATTCAAGAATTTCATTGGCGGGGAGTGGGTGGCCCCGGCCGGCGGCGAGTATTTCGACAACCGGAATCCGGCCGACAGCGGCGACCTGATCGGGCGCTTCCCGCGCTCCGACGCGCGCGACGTCCAGCAGGCGGTGGAGTCGGCCAAGCGCGGGTTCGACCTCTGGAAGCGCACGCCGGCACCGGCCCGCGGCGACGCCCTGCGGCGGGCCGGCGACATCCTGGTGGCGCGCAAGGACGAGATCGCCGATCTCATGACCCGCGAGATGGGCAAACCGCTGGCCGAGACCAGGGGCGACGTCCAGGAGGGGATCGACACCGCGTATTACGCGGCCACCGAGGGGCGCCGGCTGTTCGGGCACACGGTGCCGAGCGAACTGCGCAACAAATGGGCGATGAGCTTCCGGCGGCCGATCGGCGTGGCCGGCATCGTGACGCCGTTCAACTTCCCGCTCGCCATCCCCACCTGGAAGATCTTCCCGGCGCTGTTGTGCGGGAACTCGGTGATCTTCAAGCCGGCCGAGGACGTTCCGCACACGGGCCACGTGTTCGTGGAGATCCTGCTCGAGGCGGGCGTTCCGCCGGAGGTCGTGCAGCTCGTGCACGGGATGGGTGAACACGCCGGCAAGGCGCTGGTCGAGCATCCCGAGGTGCCGGTGGTGTCGTTCACCGGCTCCACCGAGACCGGCAAGCTGGTGGGGGAAACGTGCGGCCGGATGCATAAACGCCTGTCGCTCGAGATGGGCGGCAAGAACGCGATGATCGTGCTCGACGACGCCGACCTCGACCTGGCGCTCGACGGCATCCTCTGGGGTGCGTTCGGGACCACCGGCCAACGGTGCACGGCCACCAGCCGGTTGATTCTGCAGTCCGGCGTGCACGATCACTTCCTGGGGCGACTGGTGGACCGCGTGAAGGAGCTCCGGCTGGGCGACGGGCGGGCGGCGGGCACCGAGGTGGGGCCGATGATCCACGAGGCGGCGGTGCGCAAGGTGGAGCATTACGTGGACGTGGGGCAGGCGGAGGGGGCCGACCTGCTATGCGGGGGCCGCCGCGCCAAGGGGAAGGGGCTCGACAAGGGCTGGTTCTTCGAGCCGACGATCTTCGCCCGGGTGCAGGCGGGGTCGCGCATCGAGCAGGAGGAGATCTTCGGGCCCGTGCTGTCGGTGGTGCGCGTGTCCACGCCCGACGAGGCCTTCGCGGTGAACAACGGGGTGAAATACGGCCTGTCGTCGTCGCTCTACACGCGCGACGTGAACCTGGCGTTCCGCGCCCTCAACGAGCTGGACAACGGGATCACGTACATCAACGCGCCGACGATCGGCGCCGAGGCCCATCTGCCGTTCGGCGGCGTGAAGCAGACCGGGAACGGACACCGCGAGGGGGGGTGGGAGGTATACGAGTTCTACTCGGAGACCAAGGTGGGGTACGTGGACTTTTCCGGCGCGCTCCAGCGCGCGCAGATCGACAATTACTGA
- the lepB gene encoding signal peptidase I: MEVNDTDSSATPALPPRDITTEQRTDALRQVNGRRRPLAFLWEWTKIFWISVALFLVIRTFVVEAFKIPTGSMENTLQVGDFLLVNKLAYGAEVPFTHDRLPALEHPKHGDVIVFDWPVDPTQNFVKRLVGLPGDTLEMHDGILVRNGHVVQESYVRRSDPDADPSNEEFTWQRDYLVRTAHAAVSYHPSRNNWGPLVVPPKDYFVLGDNRDNSLDSRYWGFVPDSMVTGRPILIYYSYAPDSSQDLDWVTHVRWKRLGEIVH; encoded by the coding sequence ATGGAAGTGAACGATACCGATTCCTCCGCCACGCCGGCGCTCCCTCCGCGGGACATCACGACGGAGCAGCGCACGGACGCGTTGCGTCAGGTGAACGGCCGCCGGCGGCCGCTGGCCTTCCTCTGGGAATGGACCAAGATCTTCTGGATCTCGGTGGCCCTGTTCCTGGTCATCCGCACGTTCGTCGTCGAGGCGTTCAAGATCCCCACGGGGAGCATGGAGAACACCTTGCAGGTGGGGGATTTCCTGCTCGTCAACAAGTTGGCGTACGGCGCCGAGGTGCCGTTCACGCACGACCGGCTGCCGGCGCTGGAGCATCCCAAGCACGGCGACGTGATCGTCTTCGACTGGCCGGTGGACCCCACGCAGAATTTCGTGAAGCGGCTGGTGGGGCTGCCCGGCGATACGCTCGAGATGCACGACGGGATCCTGGTGCGCAACGGCCACGTGGTGCAGGAGAGCTACGTGCGGCGCAGCGACCCGGATGCCGATCCGTCGAACGAGGAGTTCACCTGGCAGCGGGACTATCTGGTCCGTACGGCGCACGCGGCGGTGAGCTATCATCCTTCCCGGAACAACTGGGGCCCCCTGGTGGTTCCGCCCAAGGACTATTTTGTTCTTGGCGACAATCGCGACAATTCATTGGACAGCCGGTACTGGGGATTCGTGCCCGACTCCATGGTCACCGGCCGTCCGATCCTGATCTATTACAGCTACGCACCAGACTCGTCCCAGGATCTCGACTGGGTCACCCACGTCCGCTGGAAGCGGCTGGGCGAGATCGTGCACTGA
- a CDS encoding RNA polymerase sigma factor RpoD/SigA, whose amino-acid sequence MPSPGTKKTSYEEGSLDQYLRDISAYPLISREEEVRLAQRIRKHDQEALDKLVRSNLRFVVSVAKKYQNQGVSLSDLINEGNLGLIRAAHKFDETKGIKFISYAVWWIRQAILQALAEQSRIVRVPLNRAGTLHRIGKRANVLLQELGREATHAEIADGMDITEEEVAKTMSISQTHLSLDAPLTPGEDNKLLDYLPDNLNPTPDELTFEKALTESIEEALSHLKERESKILRLYFGLGDEAEPMTLEEIGALLGITRERVRQIKEKALSRLRHVSRARALESYLG is encoded by the coding sequence ATGCCCTCGCCTGGCACCAAGAAGACATCGTACGAGGAAGGATCCCTCGATCAGTACCTGCGCGACATCAGCGCCTATCCGCTCATCTCCCGAGAGGAAGAAGTGCGGCTGGCGCAGCGTATCCGCAAGCACGATCAGGAAGCCCTCGACAAGCTGGTGCGCTCCAACCTGCGGTTCGTGGTCTCGGTGGCCAAGAAGTACCAGAACCAGGGCGTCTCGCTCTCCGATCTGATCAACGAGGGCAACCTCGGGCTCATCCGGGCGGCGCACAAGTTCGACGAGACCAAGGGCATCAAGTTCATCTCGTACGCCGTGTGGTGGATCCGCCAGGCGATCCTCCAGGCGCTGGCCGAGCAGTCGCGAATCGTGCGCGTGCCGCTGAACCGGGCCGGCACGCTCCACCGCATCGGCAAGCGGGCCAACGTGCTGCTCCAGGAGTTGGGGCGCGAGGCCACGCACGCCGAGATCGCCGACGGGATGGACATCACCGAAGAGGAAGTCGCGAAGACGATGTCGATCTCGCAGACCCACCTCTCGCTGGATGCTCCGCTCACCCCCGGCGAAGACAACAAGCTTCTGGACTACCTCCCGGACAATCTCAACCCCACGCCCGACGAGCTGACCTTCGAGAAGGCGCTCACCGAGTCGATCGAGGAGGCGCTCTCGCACCTCAAGGAGCGCGAGTCCAAGATCCTGCGCCTGTACTTCGGCCTGGGCGACGAGGCGGAGCCCATGACCCTCGAGGAGATCGGCGCCCTGCTCGGCATCACCCGCGAGCGCGTGCGCCAGATCAAGGAGAAGGCGCTGAGCCGGCTGCGGCATGTGAGTCGCGCCCGGGCGCTGGAATCCTACTTGGGGTAG
- a CDS encoding YajQ family cyclic di-GMP-binding protein, whose amino-acid sequence MASTSSFDVTTGVDLQEVDNAVNQAQKEIAQRYDFKGSKATIEFKRAESLLVLAADSDFQMKSLFDVVQTRLIKRGVSVKNLDVGEVKPAGGDTVRREVKLKTALDGETSKKIAAAIKDAKFKKVQAAIQGEQVRVTSPSKDDLQEVMTLLRAQDFGVELQFGNYR is encoded by the coding sequence ATGGCATCCACCTCGTCCTTCGACGTCACCACCGGCGTTGATCTCCAGGAAGTCGACAACGCGGTCAATCAGGCCCAGAAGGAGATCGCCCAGCGTTACGACTTCAAAGGGTCCAAGGCGACGATCGAATTCAAGCGCGCCGAGTCCCTGCTCGTCCTCGCGGCCGACAGCGACTTCCAGATGAAATCGCTGTTCGACGTGGTTCAGACGCGCCTCATCAAGCGCGGCGTGTCGGTCAAGAACCTCGACGTGGGCGAGGTCAAGCCCGCCGGCGGCGATACCGTGCGCCGCGAGGTCAAGCTCAAGACCGCCCTCGACGGCGAGACCTCCAAGAAGATCGCCGCCGCCATCAAGGACGCGAAGTTCAAGAAGGTCCAGGCCGCCATCCAGGGCGAGCAGGTGCGCGTCACCTCCCCCTCCAAGGACGACCTCCAGGAGGTCATGACGCTCCTCCGGGCCCAGGACTTCGGCGTCGAACTCCAGTTCGGCAACTACCGCTAA
- the rimO gene encoding 30S ribosomal protein S12 methylthiotransferase RimO has translation MKVSFVTLGCDKNTVDSERYLAQLADRGAEFAADASQADVIVINTCGFIDAAKKESIDAIVEAGRMKSEGRAQAVVAVGCMVQRHKAELEAELPEVDLFLGAAEMDRLIPELQARGLIDDAPRPHPGMRLFTGQLPHIRYLKISEGCDHGCAFCAIPLMRGKHRSFALDDVVREAQLLEAQGAREINLVAQDLAHYGRDRRDGIALPQLLDTLVSETSVPWIRMLYLYSAGLTPELLDLMARQPRIVPYLDMPMQHASDPVLARMRRPERQATIRDRVARIRDVVPDVAIRTTCIVGFPGETDDDFARLLAFLEEVQFDRVGAFTYSAQEGTRAAQMDDDVPESLKRERLERLNEVQRSVTADRYEARLGRTVRAMVDRVNDDGTVQARTVWQADDIDGVTWLDADAAPGTLVDVVIDDVDDYDFRASVTGVISAPPAPALRRRLLPMAAAATIGSFGR, from the coding sequence GTGAAGGTCTCCTTCGTCACCCTCGGCTGCGACAAGAACACGGTCGATTCCGAGCGCTATCTGGCGCAGCTCGCCGACCGCGGCGCGGAATTCGCCGCCGATGCCTCGCAGGCCGACGTCATCGTCATCAACACCTGCGGGTTCATCGACGCGGCCAAGAAGGAGTCGATCGACGCCATCGTCGAGGCCGGCCGCATGAAATCCGAAGGGCGCGCCCAGGCCGTGGTGGCCGTGGGCTGCATGGTCCAGCGCCACAAGGCCGAACTCGAGGCCGAGCTTCCCGAGGTCGATCTCTTTCTCGGCGCCGCCGAGATGGACCGGCTGATCCCCGAGCTCCAGGCCCGCGGCCTCATCGACGACGCGCCGCGGCCCCATCCGGGCATGCGCCTGTTCACCGGCCAGCTCCCCCACATCCGCTATCTCAAGATCAGCGAAGGGTGCGATCACGGCTGCGCCTTCTGCGCCATCCCGCTCATGCGCGGCAAGCACCGCTCGTTCGCGCTCGACGACGTGGTGCGCGAGGCCCAGCTGCTCGAGGCGCAGGGCGCGCGCGAGATCAACCTCGTGGCCCAGGATCTGGCCCACTACGGACGCGACCGCCGCGACGGCATCGCCCTGCCGCAGCTGCTCGATACGCTGGTGAGCGAGACCTCGGTGCCGTGGATCCGGATGCTGTACCTGTATTCGGCGGGCCTCACGCCGGAGTTGCTGGACCTGATGGCGCGCCAGCCGCGCATCGTGCCGTACCTCGACATGCCCATGCAGCACGCCTCCGATCCCGTCCTCGCGCGCATGCGCCGTCCCGAACGGCAGGCCACGATCCGCGACCGCGTGGCCCGCATCCGCGACGTGGTGCCCGACGTGGCCATCCGCACCACCTGCATCGTGGGGTTTCCCGGCGAGACGGACGACGATTTCGCGCGGCTGCTGGCGTTTCTCGAAGAGGTGCAGTTCGACCGCGTGGGCGCGTTCACCTACTCGGCGCAGGAGGGCACGCGCGCCGCGCAGATGGACGACGACGTCCCCGAATCGCTCAAGCGCGAACGCCTGGAACGGCTCAACGAGGTCCAGCGCTCGGTCACGGCCGATCGCTACGAGGCGCGCCTGGGCCGCACGGTGCGGGCCATGGTCGACCGCGTGAACGACGACGGCACGGTGCAGGCGCGCACGGTGTGGCAGGCCGACGACATCGACGGCGTCACCTGGCTCGACGCCGACGCCGCGCCGGGCACGCTGGTGGACGTGGTCATCGACGACGTGGACGATTACGACTTCCGGGCGTCGGTCACGGGCGTGATCTCCGCGCCCCCCGCGCCGGCGCTCCGTCGGCGCCTGCTCCCCATGGCCGCCGCGGCCACGATCGGGAGCTTCGGCCGATGA
- the hemL gene encoding glutamate-1-semialdehyde 2,1-aminomutase, whose amino-acid sequence MNERTRSAAIMERSRGIFPGGVNSPVRAFGGVGGVPVVAERGAGCRVIDADGNEYIDFVLSWGPLVLGHAPPAVLDALDEAMHRGTSFGMPTELELRLGELIRARMPHLERMRFVSSGTEATMSAVRVARALTGRDAILKFDGCYHGHADSFLVRAGSGVATLGLPNSPGVPAALAELTLVAPYNDVPAVERLMAAQGPRIAAIIVEPVVGNAGFIAPDPEFLPALRRLADASGALLIFDEVMTGFRIAPGGAPERFGVTPDLTTLGKVIGGGLPVAAYGGRADLMDQVAPTGPVYQAGTLSGNPLAMAAGYATLSMLTRDLHARIEGRTARLVQGLREVAARRGVPFTADHAGSMWGFFFRAEPVRNFADARGADADLFRRFFHEALARGVYLAPSPFEAAFMSAAHGDDDVALAIERLDAALGAARG is encoded by the coding sequence ATGAACGAGCGCACGCGATCGGCGGCGATCATGGAGCGCTCGCGCGGCATCTTCCCGGGCGGCGTCAACTCGCCGGTGCGCGCGTTCGGTGGCGTGGGCGGCGTGCCCGTGGTGGCCGAGCGCGGTGCCGGCTGCCGGGTGATCGACGCCGACGGCAACGAATACATCGACTTCGTGCTCTCGTGGGGGCCGCTCGTGCTGGGGCACGCGCCTCCGGCGGTGCTCGACGCCCTCGACGAAGCGATGCACCGCGGCACGAGCTTTGGCATGCCCACCGAGTTGGAGCTGCGGCTCGGCGAACTCATCCGCGCCCGCATGCCCCACCTGGAGCGGATGCGGTTCGTGTCCAGCGGCACCGAGGCCACGATGAGCGCGGTGCGCGTGGCGCGCGCGCTCACGGGCCGCGACGCCATTCTCAAATTCGACGGCTGCTACCACGGCCACGCCGACTCGTTCCTCGTGCGCGCCGGATCGGGCGTGGCCACGCTGGGGTTGCCCAACTCCCCCGGCGTGCCGGCGGCGCTGGCCGAGTTGACCCTCGTGGCGCCGTACAACGACGTGCCCGCGGTGGAGCGGCTCATGGCCGCCCAGGGGCCGCGCATCGCGGCGATCATCGTCGAGCCGGTGGTGGGCAACGCCGGGTTCATCGCGCCAGATCCGGAATTCCTGCCGGCGCTGCGGCGCTTGGCCGACGCGTCGGGCGCCCTGCTCATCTTCGACGAGGTGATGACCGGGTTCCGCATCGCGCCGGGCGGCGCGCCCGAACGGTTCGGCGTGACGCCCGACCTCACCACGCTGGGCAAGGTGATCGGCGGCGGCCTTCCCGTGGCGGCGTATGGCGGCCGCGCCGATCTCATGGACCAGGTGGCGCCGACGGGGCCGGTGTATCAGGCGGGCACGCTCTCCGGCAATCCGCTCGCCATGGCCGCGGGGTACGCCACGCTCAGCATGCTCACGCGCGATCTGCACGCCAGGATCGAGGGCCGCACGGCGCGGCTGGTGCAGGGGTTGCGCGAGGTCGCGGCGCGGCGCGGCGTGCCGTTCACCGCCGACCACGCCGGCTCGATGTGGGGATTCTTCTTCCGCGCCGAGCCGGTGCGCAACTTCGCCGACGCGCGCGGCGCCGACGCCGATCTGTTCCGCCGGTTCTTCCACGAAGCCCTGGCGCGCGGCGTCTATCTGGCGCCGTCGCCGTTCGAGGCGGCGTTCATGTCGGCCGCGCATGGCGATGACGATGTGGCCCTCGCCATCGAGCGCCTGGATGCGGCTCTGGGCGCGGCCCGTGGGTAG